The DNA region CGCGCGGCAGGAGCAGGATGTCCCCGGCCGCGACCTGCAGGGGCGCGCCCCCGGGCCGCCGCAGCGTGGCGCGGCCGCGCGTCACGAGGTGGAAATAGGCCTGCCGCGTCGGCTCGGGCGCGTGCGGGGCGGCCCAGGCGCCGCCGAAGCGGCAGACGTCGTCCAGGTGCGGCCGCACCCGCAGCAGCGGCGCGAGGCCGCTCAGCGGATCGTCGACCCCGGCGGCCCCTGGCCCGTCCGCGCGGCGCCTGATCGGTCCGGCCATGCTCCCCGCGCTCCGGAATGCCCCCGGGGCCCGGCATAAGGGCGCGCGGCGGCCTCGACCAGGGGTTGTTCGCCGGCGCCGCGCCCGGTCAGCCCGCCGCGATGGCCCTCTCGACGAACGCGGTCACGCCCGCGATGTAGCGCTGGATCGGGATCCCGCGCTTCCGGTGCTTGGCCCGCTTCACGTACCAGTCCTGCAGGAGCGGCTTGATCAGCGCCGCGGTGAGATCGACGTCGGCGACCGCGAAGACGCCCGCCGCCGCGCCGCGGGCGAGGACCTCGGCGAAGATGCGCTCCGTGGCGGCCTCGCTCTCCGTCGCCATCGTCCGGGCGGGGGCCGGGAATCCCTTCGCCTCCATGAAGGCGAAGACGAACCAGGGCTGCATCGCCTCGGTCAGGCGGATATGGGTCTCGATCAGCCAGCGCAGGTGCGCGGCCGGATCCGCCGCGAGCCCCGCCGGGGCCTGCCGCAGGACCGCCTCGGCCGTCTCGGCCACCTCGGTGAGGATCATCACCAGCAGCGTGTTCTTGTTGTCGAAGTACGAGTAGAGCCCGCCCATGCTGAGCCCCGAGGCCCGGGCGAGGTCGCGCAGGCTCGTCTCGTGGAAGCCCTGCCGGCTCGACAGCTTCAGCACCGCCTCGATGATCCGCGCGAGGTTGGCGACGGCGACGTGGTCCTTCCGGACGCTGATCCGGTCCCGGTGCCGCGCCAGGATCCGCGCGCAGATCGCCTCGGTCGCGTAGGCGTCCTTCGCCGGAGGGGGCGCCGGAAGGTGCGCCGCGAGGTTCACCGGCGGGTTGGCCGGAGGAGCGTCTGCGGGGCTCATCGATCCATCGTCGCTCCGTCGTCGCGCCAGCCCGCCGTGGCCACGACCGGGAGCGGCTCCCGCGGTCTAGCCCGTTGCCAGGCGCGAATCCAGGCGATAAAAAGCGAGCGCTCGCTCGATTTTCGTCGTCGGCACCGACCCAGGAGGTGGGCCCGTGGATTTCACCATCTCCCCGCGCGTCGAGGATTACCGCGCCCGGATCGCGGCCTTCGTGGACGCGCACATCCTGCCGCTGGAGGCCGATCCGGCCGCCTATGACGGCCACGGCAACATCAGCCTCGCCGAGCTGGCCCGGCTGCGCGGCCTCGCCCGCGCAGAGGGCCTGTGGTGCCTGCAGCTGCGGCCCGAGACCGGCGGCGCCGGGCTCGACAAGGTCGGCATGGCGGCCTGCTACGAGGCCATGAACCGCTCGATCTTCGGGCCGGTCGTGTTCAACTCGGCCGCGCCCGACGACGGCAACATGATGGTGCTGGAGAAGGTCGCGACCCCGGACCAGAAGGCGCGCTGGCTCGCGCCGATCGTGGACGGGCGGGTCCGCTCGGCCTTCGCCATGACCGAGCCGCATCCCGGCGGCGGCTCCGATCCCGGCATGATCCAGACCCGGGCCGAGCGGCGGGGCGACGGCTACGTGGTCACCGGCCGCAAGTGGTACATCACCGGGGCCGAGGAGGCCGAGCACTTCATCCTGATGGCGCGCACCTCCGACGACGCGCGGAAAGGGCTGACCGCCTTCCTGTTCCACAGGGACCAGCCCGGCTGGCGGATCCTGCGCCGCATCCCGATCATGGGGCCGGAGGAGCACGGCGGCCACTGCGAGCTGCTGTTCGAGGGCCTGGAGATCCCGGCCGAGAACGTCCTGATGACCGAGGGCGACGGCCTGAAGCTCACCCAGATCCGTCTCGGGCCGGCGCGGCTGACCCACTGCATGCGCTGGCTCGGCCTGTCGAAGCGCTGCGTCGAGATCGCCCGGGCCTACGCGGCCGAGCGGCACGGCTTCGGGATCCGGCTGGCCGACCGGGAGAGCATCCAGCTGATGCTCGGCGACCTCGCCATGCGGATCGAGATCGGGCGCCTCCTGGTGATGAAGGCCGCCTGGGCCCTCGACCAGGGCAGCTTCGCCCGCAAGGAGGTGTCGATGGCCAAGGTGCACGTGGCCAACCTCCTGCACGCGGCCGCCGACACGGCGATCCAGATCAACGGCGCGCGGGGCTACTCCACCGACACCCCCCTCGAGTGGATCTACCGCTACGCCCGGCAGGCCCGCCTCGTGGACGGGGCCGACGAGGTCCACAAGATGGTCCTGAACCGCAACCTCGAGGCCGAGGGCGACGCCTTCTGGTCGTGGGGCGTCGGGGCCTGAGGGTCGGGCCTGAGCGGGGCCAACACCGTCCGTCCGCCGCGTGGGGCGCGCCGGCAGGCCGAGTCAGACAGGGAAGCCGAGAGGAAGCCGAGAGTATGACCGAGGTCGTGATCACAGGCGCGGTGCGCACCGCGATCGGCACGTTCGGCGGCGCGCTGGCCGGCACGCCGCCCTCCGTCCTCGCCGCCCGCTGCGTCGCGGAGGCGCTGCGCCGCGCCGGGACCGCGCCCGAGGCGGTCGGCCACGTGGTCCTCGGCAACGTCATCCCGACCGAGCCCCGGGACGCCTACATCGCCCGCGTCGCCGCCATGGAGGGCGGGATTCCCGAGGAGGTGCCGGCCATGACGGTCAACCGCCTCTGCGGCAGCGGCCTGCAGGCGATCGTCTCGGCCGCGCAGTCCATCCTGCTCGGCGACGCCGAGACGGCGGTGGCCGGCGGCGCCGAGAGCATGAGCCGCGCGCCCCACCTCCTGACCACCGGGCGGACCGGGTCGCGCATGGGCGACGCCGTGCTGGTCGACTACATGCTCGGCGCGCTGACCGACCCGTTCGGCAACGGCCACATGGGCGTCACCGCCGAGAACGTGGCCGCGCGCTACGCCGTCCCCCGCGACGCGCAGGACGCCTTCGCGGCCGAGAGCCAGGCCCGCGCCGCGCGGGCGATCCGCGAGGGCCGGTTCCGGGAGCAGATCCTGCCGATCGAGGTCCAGCGCCGGCGCGAGACGGTGGCCTTCGACACCGACGAGCACCCGAAGGCCACGAGCGCCGAGGACCTGGCCAAGCTCCGTCCGGCCTTCTCCAAGACCGGCAGCGTCACGGCCGGCAACGCCTCGGGGCTGAACGACGGCGCCGCGGCCCTCGTCCTGTCGAGCGCCGCGCGGGCCGCGCGCGACGGCGCGACGCCCCTCGCCCGGATCGTCGGCTACGCCCACGCCGGCGTGGACCCGTCCGAGATGGGCATGGGCCCGGTGCCGGCGGTGCGGCGTCTGCTGGAGCGGACCGGCCTGCGGGCGGCGGATTTCGACGTCGTCGAGTCGAACGAGGCCTTCGCGGCGCAGGCCTGCGCGGTCTCCCGCGAACTCGACCTCGACCCCGACAGGGTCAACCCGAACGGCGGCGCCATCGCCCTCGGCCACCCGATCGGCGCCACGGGGGCGATCATCACCGTGAAGGCCCTCTACGAGCTGGCCCGGACCGGCGGCCGCTACGGGCTCGTCACCATGTGCATCGGCGGCGGCCAGGGGATCGCCATGGCCCTCGAGCGCGTCCCGTGACGCGGGTCTGAGGCGCCATGCTGGACGCGGATCAGAGGACGGCGCTCTGCGCCTGGATCGGTCGGACCCTGGAGGCCGGGACGGTCGCGCTCGACGACGCGCGGCCGCTGACCGGCGGCTCGATCCAGGAGAACTGGATGCTGTCCTGCCGGGTCGACGGCGCGCCCCGGGGCTTCGTCCTGCGCAAGGACGCGGCCGCCACCATCGCGTCGAGCCGCTCGCGGGCGGAGGAGTTCCGGATCCTGCGCGCCGCCTTCGCGGCCGGCGTGCGGGTGCCGGAGCCGGTCGGCTTCTGCGCGGATCCGGGGGTGGTCGGGGCGCCCTTCGCGCTGATGGGCCTCGTCGCCGGGATCGGGCTGGGGCCGCGGGTGGTCAAGGACACGAGCCTGGGCGGCGACCGCGCGGCGCTCGCCGAGCAGCTCGGCCGCGAGCTCGCCCGGACGCACGGCATCCTGCGGGCGGACGGCCCGGGAGCCGTCCCGGCGGGCGACCTCGCCTTCCTCGGCGCGCCCGAGCCCGAGCCGGCCCTGGCCGAGATCCGCGCGCTCCGGGCGAGTCTCGACGGGATCGGCGCCGCGCGCCCGGCCCTCGAATGGGGCCTGCGCTGGGCCGAGCTCCGCGCGCCGCCCTGTCCCCAGCCGGTCCTGGTCCACCGCGACTTCCGCACCGGCAACTACATGGTCGATGCCGAAGGCCTGACGGCGATCCTCGACTGGGAATTCGCCGGCTGGGGCGACCCGGTCCAGGATATCGGCTGGTTCTGCGCCGCCTGCTGGCGGTTCGGCCGGCCCGACCTGGAGGCCGGAGGCATCGCCCCGCGGGCCGCCTTCTACCGCGGCTACGAGGCCGAGAGCGGGCGCGCGATCGACCCGGAGGCGGTGCACTACTGGGAGGTCATGGCGCATCTGCGCTGGGCGGTGATCGCCCTGGAGCAGGGCCACCGCCACGTCTCCGGTCAGGAGACGTCGCTGGAGCTGGCGCTGACCGGCCGGATGGTGCCCGAACTCGAGGCCGCGATCCTGCGCGAGACCGCGCCCGAGCGGTGGGGAGCCCGATGAGCGAATCCTTCCCGGACGCGCCCGCGGGCGCCGCCCTCCTGTCGGTCGCCCGGCAGAGCCTCCTCGACGAGGTCGCGCCGGCCCTGTCGGGGCGCCAGCGCTACGTCCTGCTGATGGCCGCCAACGCGATGGGCGTGGTCATGCGGGAGATCGCGCAGGCGGGCGCGGCGGCCGGGGCCTGGGAGCGGGCGCTGGGCGGCGCCGAATCGCCGGCCGATCTGGTCGCGGCGATCCGCGCCGGCCGGTGCGACGGGGACGCGGCGCTCCACGCCGCGCTCGTCGAGACGACGCGGATCGCCGCCGGCATCTGGAAGGCCCCGGGCTAGCGATCCCGGGCAAGCGATCCCGGGCTGCCGATCCCGGGCTGCCGATCCCGGGCTGCCGATCCCGACCTCAGTAGGGGCGGCCGGTGCCCCGGCGCCGGTCGTAGCGGCGCCCGAGATAGGCGATGAGCTTCGGCACGATGAAGGCCGTCAGGAGCTTGCGCAGCATCGGTGGGGCCTCCGTCAGCGGGCGCGGCGGGCGAGCCAGCCCGCCGCGAAGGCGAGGGCGGCCAGACCCAGCAGGGTGTTGGTGCGGTTGGCGTCGGCCGTGCGGATCGCCTGCCGGCCGTAATCCGCGCCGCGGCGGCGCACGTCCCGGGCGCGGTCGCGGCCCTCGTCGATCAGGTGATCGGCCCGTCTCCGGGCGGCCTCGGCCAGATGGCGGCCGTCCTCCGCGAGGTCCTCGGCCCGGTCGCGGGCGTGGCCGTAGGCGTACTGCGCCCCGCCGGCCACCTGGTTGACGGCGCCGCGCACCTGGCGGGCCGGGTCACCGGTCAGGCCGCCCAGGGCGGTCTGGGCGCGGCCCTTGAGGTGGCGGGACGCGCCGCGGATCTGGTCGCGGTTCATGCAGCTCTCCTGTTGTCGTGAGGATGGAGCCCCCGCCTCGGGGGGCGGCGGCGCCGGGGTGCCGGCGCCGCGGGACGGACTCAGTGCTTTCCGGTGATCTTGTCGGCGATGGACTTGGCGCCGTCCTTGACGTCGCCGACGGTCTTCTGCGCCTCACCCTTCAGCTCCTGCGCCTTGCCCTCGGCCACCAGCTTGTCGTTGCCCGTCGCCTTGCCGGCCGCCTGCTTGACGTTGCCCACCGCCTCGTTGGCCAGGCCCTTGATCTTGTCGGTCGTGCTGCTCATCGCGTGTGCTCCTGCTTCGCTGGTGAGGCCGGTCTCCCCGGCCGGTGGTGGCCCCCGCATTCCGCGCGGAGGCCGGTGAAGGTGTCAGAGGGCGGTGTCAGACGCGCCGGGTCTCGTAGGCGCCGAGCAGGGTCGCGGGCTTGGGCGCGCCCAGCCGGCCGCCGACATACGCCGCCAGCGCACCCAGGATCAGCGCCAGAGCGGCGTAGAACGCGCCCTGCGTGGCCGCCGACTTCGCCGTCACCGCGGCCGCCTCGGCCTTCTGCTTGGCGCTGGCCACCGCCTGCTCGTACTGCTTCTGGTAGTCGTCGATCTGCGCCTTGGCCTGATCCGGCGTGATGCTCTGCGCCTTGGCCAGGGCGTCGGCGGCGCGGGTCTTGGCCTGCTCCTTCTGGGCCGGGTCACCGGTCAGGACGGCCCTCACCGCCGCCACGGCCGCGTCCTTGGCCGCCTGCGGGTCCTGGCCGGCGGCCTGCTGGCGGACCTTGTCCTCGATGCCGTCCAGCGGGTTCGAGATCTTCGACAGCGACGGCGCCGCCGCCTGGGCGGCGGTCTGCACCGTGCCGCCGACGAGGTTGCCGGCGCCGCCGAGCGCGCTCGAGACCGTGCCGAGCGTGCCGCCGACCAGGCCGCTGGCGGCCGAGGTCAGCAGGTAGAGCACCACCAGGGTCGTCACCGCCCACGAGACCAGCCCGTGCAGGGCGGCCGCGCCCGGCAGGGCCTTGCCCGAGAGCCGCCCGGCGATGAGGCCGCCGGTCAGCGAGGCGACGAGGCCGGAGGCGACGAACCACGCGCCCGCGCCCATCGAGACGGTGGAGGCGGAGGGGTTGTCGGCGGCGGTCGTGCCGACCGAGGCCAGCCCGACGCCGACGCCGACGAGGTTGATGATCACCTGGGTGACCAGCGCGGTCACGGCGCCGGCGAAGATGGCGCCCCAGGAGACTTGGTTGAGCAGGACGGCGCGCGTGTCGGCGTGCGCGTCCGGCGCGAGGGGCGTTGCAACGGTCTGAATGGTGGTCACGCTGTCACTCCGGTGGTGGATCGCAGAAATTCGTGGGACAGCCGGCCCGGACGGCCCAGGGGCGGCCGGGACGCGGCTCAGTCGCGGCGGGCGCTGACGAGCAGGCCGAGGCCGAAGCCCGCGATGCCGGCGATGAGCAGGGCGGCCAGCGGGTACTCGGCGACCTGCTGGCCGACCTCGCGGGTGCCGCGGCGCAGGGCGTGGCTGCCGCGCGCGTAGGCGTCCTCGGCGTAGTCGTACGCCTCCTCGGCCGCGTGGCGGACACCGCGCTCGGCGCGGGCGTACTGGTCCTGCGCGGCGCCCTGGGCGCGGCGGGCGCGGGCCTCGACGTCGTCGGCCCCGAGATCGTCGACGGCGTCGCGAACCCGGCCGCCGAGGTCGCGGGCGGCGTCGGTGACGTGGTCGGCGACGTGGTCGGCCGCGTCGCGCACGGTGTCCTTGGCCTGCCCGTAGAGGGTCTCGGCCTGTCCGGCGGCCTCGCGGGCGCGGCCCTCGACCGAGTCCCGCCGCGAGCCGGTCAGGTCGCCGAACGCGCCCTGCACCTTGCCGCCGAGTTCCCGGGCCGCGCCCGTGATGCGATTGGTATCGACCATGTCGTTCTCCTCCGTCGTCGCGTCTGCGATCGCCTCCGCGATCGCGTTCGTGGTGGGGGGCGCCTCACCGTGAGGCGCCGGGCGAGAGCCGTCAGCGCGGGTCGGAGCCCCTGGACCCGGGTCCAGGGGCCTTCGATCCGGGCTCGTCGCGCTTCTGGCGTCGGCCCTCGGTCTCCGTCCGGGCGTCGCCGGTCAGCTTGCCGATGGCCTCCTTCACCGAGCCCTTGAGATGCTCGGCGGACGGTGTCTTCCTGTCTTCGGTCACGGGCGCCTCGTCATGCGTGAGAAAACCCTGGCCGATCGGAAGATGTGCGTCGGGCGAGCCCGATCAATGGTTGGGTTATACCAGTATGGCGGTATTTATCCGTCAGATATGCTCAGCGGAAATCCGTTCTCGCGTCCCCAGACGACTGCCTCGCTGCGCTTGTGGATGCCGATCTTGCGGTAGAGCGCGGCGCCGTGATTGCGTACCGTGTTGCGCGACAGCCCGAGCTTGCGCGCGATCGCGTCGTCGCTGAGCCCCGAGCAGATCAGGTTGAGGATCTGGCGCTCGCGCACCGTCAGGTTCGGCGCCGCCGCGTCGCCCGCCTCCCGGCCGGGACGGCGCAGGTTCGCCAGCTTCTCGATCAGCCCGCGGCTGAACCACGACGTGTCGGCCATCACCGTCTCGATCGCGTCGAACAGCTCCCGCTCCGTGTGCTTGCGCTCGGTGATGTCCTGCAGGACCAGCAGAACGAAGGCCGTCTCGTTGATCTCGACCCGCTCGGCCGAGACCATGCAGTCGAGGCTCGCGCCGCTCTCGTGGCGCAGGCACACCTCGACGCCCAGCACGTAGCCCTGCCGCGCCAGCGCGGCCTCGACCTGCAGGCGCTGCGTGTCGGCGACCCACAGGCCGGCCTCCTCCAGCGAGCGGCCGACGACGCGGTCCTCGCCCAGGCCGAAGACCCGGCCGAACGCCTCGTTCACGCCCGTGACCTGACCGTCGTCGGCCCGCACCAGCACGGTCGGCACCGGCGTCATCCGGAACGCCTTGGCGAAGCGCTCCTCGCTCTGGCGCAGCGCGGCCTCGGCCTTCCGGCGCAGCTCCAGGTCGGCGAAGGTGAACAGCATGCACGGCTCGTCGCCCATCGCGATCGGCTGGCCGGCGACGATCACGAACCGGCTCCCGCCGTCGGGCAGGTCGAGGCAGGCCTCCATCTGCGGGATCGTGGCGCCCTCGTTGAGCCGCGCGACGGCGAGGTCGCGGTTGCGGGCGCCGGCCAGGACGTCGACCTCGTAGGCGCTGCGGCCGATCACGGCGTCGCGGGTGTAGCCGGTCATCTCCAGGAAGCCGTGGTTGACCTTGACGTGGCGCAGGTCGGACAGCCGCGTGATCACGGCCGGGGCCGGGTTGGCGTTGAAGGTGCGCTCGAACCGCTCCTCGGCCTCGAACTGGTCGGACACGTCCTTGAGGATCAGCGCGAGGCAGCTCGGATTGCCGTCGCGGTCGGTGGCCACCAGGCTGCGCAGCGAGTGGACGAAGTCCATGTCGGGCTTGTCGGCCCGCCGCACCTCGACCACGACGTCGTGGAAGCGCTCGCCCGCGATCACGCGCTCGATCGGGTACTGGTTTGGCGTGATGTGGTTGCGGTAGCGCAGGCAGAAGCGGTCGCGGTAGGCGTCGACGGTGGGGCCGAGCTCGTCGAGGCTCTCGGCGCCGTGCATCGCCAGGGCGGCCTCGTTGGCGTACGTGATGGTCTGGTCGGGCTCGACCAGGATCACGCCCTCGCTCAGGCCGGCGATGATCTGCCGGAGCTCATGCCTGTCGACCCCCGCCGTCACAGCTTCTGCCCCCCGTCACCCGCTCACTGCCCTGTCGGCAGCGGGGCACAAACGGGTTGCGCACAAGCCGGTTCCCTCATCTACGTTATTTTCCTGGTATACGCGCATCATTGACGCGGGCGTTTTGAGCCAAAGATTAATGCTCATACCGCCGCGACGCCGCTCCCGCGCGATCTCGGCGCCCTTCCCAGCAGACGTGGCCATGACGAACGCGCAGGATATTGACCGACCATTGCGGACGCCCGCGGAACACGTGGCCGTCATCTCCGGATCGGGTGCGCGATCCGAGGGCAGTCTGCGAGAACTTTCTTCAGAAGTTGCAGAATTCGATACGGCCTCGCGTTTAAGGCGCCTGCTCGGCCGCCTGTCGGAGGCCGCCGACGCCGCGGAGGCCGAGGGGCAGGTCCCGGCCGGCTTCGGGACGGCGCTGATCGACGCTGTGCCGGAGCTGCGCCGCAGCGCGCTGTCGCTGACCTGTGACGCCATCGCGGGCGACGTCCAGGGGGACGACCTCGTCCGGCTGACCCTCCTGAAGGCCTGGGAGCGCCGGGCGGAGTTCCGGAGCGGCACCGGGATGCCCGCGTGGCTCGTCGCGATCCTGCGTAGCCGCCCCGTCAACGGCCGCGTCGCGCACCGCCTCGCGGCGGCGGATCCGGGGATAGGTCGGCCGGCGCTCCGCGCCGGGCCGGCCGAAGGGCGCGTCGCGGGGCGGCGTGTGTCCTGAGGTGGCGTGCTGAGATGCGCCGGGCCCTCGGCGCCGCGCAATGCCGGGCGAGAAACGCGGCGTACTGGTAAAAATCTCTCATTCACATGAAGGTGTTAGGCTCCATATCGCGGATGTGGAACGCGCCGTGCGCCCTCGGGTGCCTCCGGGTTCCTCGCCGCTTTTCGAGGTTGTGCCGGGCGGATGGCCCTCTTGTCCGGCACGGCCGCGAGGCCGGGCGCCCGCGCCGCTCCGGGCGCGCGTCCGGCCCGTTGCCCTTCCATCCCTGGCCCGTGCCCCGGGTCCCGACGCGCCCTCGGGCGACCCCACCGTTCGCCCACCGTTCGACGGTCCGCCGGCGCGCCTGGCCGCGCGACGGGGCTGCCCGGCGCGGATGATTCCCACCCGAGATCCGAGATCACCGCAGAGGAGACGATGACACGATTTCGCGCTGCACTGCTCGCGCCCGCCCTGGTCCTCACGGTCTGCACCGCGACGGCAGCCGCCGCCAACCGGTTCGACGGGTCCTGGTCGGTCATCGCCACCGCGGAGAGCGGGGGGTGCACGGGCCCTTACAGCT from Methylobacterium sp. NMS14P includes:
- a CDS encoding phosphotransferase family protein, which gives rise to MLDADQRTALCAWIGRTLEAGTVALDDARPLTGGSIQENWMLSCRVDGAPRGFVLRKDAAATIASSRSRAEEFRILRAAFAAGVRVPEPVGFCADPGVVGAPFALMGLVAGIGLGPRVVKDTSLGGDRAALAEQLGRELARTHGILRADGPGAVPAGDLAFLGAPEPEPALAEIRALRASLDGIGAARPALEWGLRWAELRAPPCPQPVLVHRDFRTGNYMVDAEGLTAILDWEFAGWGDPVQDIGWFCAACWRFGRPDLEAGGIAPRAAFYRGYEAESGRAIDPEAVHYWEVMAHLRWAVIALEQGHRHVSGQETSLELALTGRMVPELEAAILRETAPERWGAR
- a CDS encoding CsbD family protein, with protein sequence MSSTTDKIKGLANEAVGNVKQAAGKATGNDKLVAEGKAQELKGEAQKTVGDVKDGAKSIADKITGKH
- a CDS encoding RNA polymerase subunit sigma-70; translated protein: MAVISGSGARSEGSLRELSSEVAEFDTASRLRRLLGRLSEAADAAEAEGQVPAGFGTALIDAVPELRRSALSLTCDAIAGDVQGDDLVRLTLLKAWERRAEFRSGTGMPAWLVAILRSRPVNGRVAHRLAAADPGIGRPALRAGPAEGRVAGRRVS
- a CDS encoding TetR/AcrR family transcriptional regulator produces the protein MSPADAPPANPPVNLAAHLPAPPPAKDAYATEAICARILARHRDRISVRKDHVAVANLARIIEAVLKLSSRQGFHETSLRDLARASGLSMGGLYSYFDNKNTLLVMILTEVAETAEAVLRQAPAGLAADPAAHLRWLIETHIRLTEAMQPWFVFAFMEAKGFPAPARTMATESEAATERIFAEVLARGAAAGVFAVADVDLTAALIKPLLQDWYVKRAKHRKRGIPIQRYIAGVTAFVERAIAAG
- a CDS encoding CsbD family protein, with the translated sequence MVDTNRITGAARELGGKVQGAFGDLTGSRRDSVEGRAREAAGQAETLYGQAKDTVRDAADHVADHVTDAARDLGGRVRDAVDDLGADDVEARARRAQGAAQDQYARAERGVRHAAEEAYDYAEDAYARGSHALRRGTREVGQQVAEYPLAALLIAGIAGFGLGLLVSARRD
- a CDS encoding DUF6285 domain-containing protein, with amino-acid sequence MSESFPDAPAGAALLSVARQSLLDEVAPALSGRQRYVLLMAANAMGVVMREIAQAGAAAGAWERALGGAESPADLVAAIRAGRCDGDAALHAALVETTRIAAGIWKAPG
- a CDS encoding CsbD family protein codes for the protein MTEDRKTPSAEHLKGSVKEAIGKLTGDARTETEGRRQKRDEPGSKAPGPGSRGSDPR
- the bktB gene encoding beta-ketothiolase BktB codes for the protein MTEVVITGAVRTAIGTFGGALAGTPPSVLAARCVAEALRRAGTAPEAVGHVVLGNVIPTEPRDAYIARVAAMEGGIPEEVPAMTVNRLCGSGLQAIVSAAQSILLGDAETAVAGGAESMSRAPHLLTTGRTGSRMGDAVLVDYMLGALTDPFGNGHMGVTAENVAARYAVPRDAQDAFAAESQARAARAIREGRFREQILPIEVQRRRETVAFDTDEHPKATSAEDLAKLRPAFSKTGSVTAGNASGLNDGAAALVLSSAARAARDGATPLARIVGYAHAGVDPSEMGMGPVPAVRRLLERTGLRAADFDVVESNEAFAAQACAVSRELDLDPDRVNPNGGAIALGHPIGATGAIITVKALYELARTGGRYGLVTMCIGGGQGIAMALERVP
- a CDS encoding acyl-CoA dehydrogenase family protein, whose amino-acid sequence is MDFTISPRVEDYRARIAAFVDAHILPLEADPAAYDGHGNISLAELARLRGLARAEGLWCLQLRPETGGAGLDKVGMAACYEAMNRSIFGPVVFNSAAPDDGNMMVLEKVATPDQKARWLAPIVDGRVRSAFAMTEPHPGGGSDPGMIQTRAERRGDGYVVTGRKWYITGAEEAEHFILMARTSDDARKGLTAFLFHRDQPGWRILRRIPIMGPEEHGGHCELLFEGLEIPAENVLMTEGDGLKLTQIRLGPARLTHCMRWLGLSKRCVEIARAYAAERHGFGIRLADRESIQLMLGDLAMRIEIGRLLVMKAAWALDQGSFARKEVSMAKVHVANLLHAAADTAIQINGARGYSTDTPLEWIYRYARQARLVDGADEVHKMVLNRNLEAEGDAFWSWGVGA
- a CDS encoding CsbD family protein, whose protein sequence is MNRDQIRGASRHLKGRAQTALGGLTGDPARQVRGAVNQVAGGAQYAYGHARDRAEDLAEDGRHLAEAARRRADHLIDEGRDRARDVRRRGADYGRQAIRTADANRTNTLLGLAALAFAAGWLARRAR
- a CDS encoding PhnA-like protein, whose protein sequence is MTTIQTVATPLAPDAHADTRAVLLNQVSWGAIFAGAVTALVTQVIINLVGVGVGLASVGTTAADNPSASTVSMGAGAWFVASGLVASLTGGLIAGRLSGKALPGAAALHGLVSWAVTTLVVLYLLTSAASGLVGGTLGTVSSALGGAGNLVGGTVQTAAQAAAPSLSKISNPLDGIEDKVRQQAAGQDPQAAKDAAVAAVRAVLTGDPAQKEQAKTRAADALAKAQSITPDQAKAQIDDYQKQYEQAVASAKQKAEAAAVTAKSAATQGAFYAALALILGALAAYVGGRLGAPKPATLLGAYETRRV
- a CDS encoding helix-turn-helix transcriptional regulator, translating into MTAGVDRHELRQIIAGLSEGVILVEPDQTITYANEAALAMHGAESLDELGPTVDAYRDRFCLRYRNHITPNQYPIERVIAGERFHDVVVEVRRADKPDMDFVHSLRSLVATDRDGNPSCLALILKDVSDQFEAEERFERTFNANPAPAVITRLSDLRHVKVNHGFLEMTGYTRDAVIGRSAYEVDVLAGARNRDLAVARLNEGATIPQMEACLDLPDGGSRFVIVAGQPIAMGDEPCMLFTFADLELRRKAEAALRQSEERFAKAFRMTPVPTVLVRADDGQVTGVNEAFGRVFGLGEDRVVGRSLEEAGLWVADTQRLQVEAALARQGYVLGVEVCLRHESGASLDCMVSAERVEINETAFVLLVLQDITERKHTERELFDAIETVMADTSWFSRGLIEKLANLRRPGREAGDAAAPNLTVRERQILNLICSGLSDDAIARKLGLSRNTVRNHGAALYRKIGIHKRSEAVVWGRENGFPLSISDG